A DNA window from Caulobacter mirabilis contains the following coding sequences:
- the hspQ gene encoding heat shock protein HspQ, translating to MNPRTAKFSIGQVVRHRIYPFRGVIFDVDPVFANTEEWWLSIPEDVRPRKDQPFYHLLAENDDNTYVAYVSEQNLLPDDTGLPVGHPHAALIFDGFQDGHYNMRPRIAH from the coding sequence ATGAACCCGAGAACCGCAAAATTCTCGATCGGCCAAGTGGTCCGGCACCGGATCTATCCGTTCCGCGGCGTCATCTTCGACGTCGACCCCGTATTCGCGAACACCGAGGAATGGTGGCTCTCGATTCCGGAAGACGTACGGCCGCGAAAGGACCAGCCCTTCTATCACCTGCTGGCCGAGAACGACGACAACACTTACGTCGCCTACGTTTCGGAGCAGAATCTGCTCCCAGACGACACCGGCCTGCCGGTCGGCCATCCGCACGCCGCGCTGATCTTCGACGGCTTCCAGGACGGCCACTACAACATGCGTCCGCGCATCGCGCACTGA
- the phhA gene encoding phenylalanine 4-monooxygenase, which produces MSADGFSSGPPPGAAADWTIDQGWDAYTADEHAVWDLLYERQAAMLPGRACDAFLHGLDALNLHRGGIPEFRRINEDLQKLTGWSVVAVPGLVPDEVFFEHLANRRFPAGQFIRRRDQLDYLQEPDIFHDVFGHVPMLTDPVFADYMQAYGQGGMRALGLGRLHNLARLYWYTVEFGLLETPAGLRIYGAGIVSSRTESIFALDDPSPNRLGFDLERTMRTPYRIDDFQQVYFVIPSLQALLDATLEDFGALYARLDGASDIPIDRVEPTDRVFTQGTQAYAAAKLRG; this is translated from the coding sequence ATGAGCGCAGACGGCTTCAGCAGCGGCCCGCCCCCGGGAGCGGCGGCGGATTGGACGATCGACCAGGGGTGGGACGCCTACACCGCGGACGAGCACGCCGTATGGGACCTGCTCTATGAACGTCAGGCCGCGATGCTGCCCGGCCGGGCCTGTGACGCGTTCCTGCACGGGCTGGACGCGCTGAACCTGCACCGCGGCGGCATCCCCGAGTTCCGCAGGATCAACGAAGATCTGCAGAAGCTCACCGGTTGGAGCGTCGTCGCCGTGCCGGGCCTGGTGCCCGACGAGGTCTTCTTCGAGCATCTGGCCAATCGGCGGTTCCCGGCGGGACAATTCATCCGCCGCCGCGACCAGCTGGACTATCTGCAGGAACCGGACATCTTCCACGATGTCTTCGGTCATGTGCCGATGCTGACGGACCCGGTTTTCGCCGACTACATGCAGGCCTACGGCCAAGGCGGCATGCGCGCCCTGGGCTTGGGCCGCCTGCACAACCTCGCCCGCCTCTACTGGTACACGGTCGAGTTCGGCCTGCTGGAGACTCCGGCGGGCCTGCGCATCTACGGCGCCGGCATCGTTTCCTCGCGCACCGAGTCGATCTTCGCCCTCGACGATCCCTCGCCCAATCGGCTGGGGTTCGACCTGGAGCGGACCATGCGCACCCCCTACCGCATCGACGACTTCCAGCAGGTCTACTTCGTGATTCCCTCGCTGCAGGCGCTGCTCGACGCGACGCTGGAGGACTTCGGCGCGCTCTACGCCCGATTGGACGGCGCCAGCGACATCCCGATCGATCGGGTCGAGCCGACCGACCGGGTGTTCACGCAGGGGACGCAGGCCTACGCCGCCGCCAAGCTGCGCGGATAG
- a CDS encoding acyltransferase family protein, translated as MTDATPVSDRRNDLDWIRVGAFFLLILYHVGMFYVPWDWHVKSPHPIEWLEPVMQLTNPWRLTLLFLVSGAATRFMADKLSAGALAGQRLWRLLPPLVFAMFVIVPPQSYYEVVEQLGYAGGYVDFWPAYVTASGNWCQGDDCLITPTWNHMWFVAYLIFYTLVLAVLLWVARKPLVVLGDWLGRTLSGWRLLLLPIVWLAFCRIVLMPRFEITHAFGGDWYNHAMSFAAFLLGFLVAKSETFRAATIRLRWPALALAVGAWAAWATYAWIYRDGAAPPEALRQTMRVVYATDQWCAILAVLGFGARHLTRGGPALTYLTLAVFPFYIVHQTVIVVAAYHLSKLGLNQALEGALVIALTFAACFATYEIVRRVAVLRPLFGLKLAADGAAIRAAWRRRRPASPA; from the coding sequence ATGACCGACGCCACCCCTGTTTCCGACCGCCGCAACGACCTGGATTGGATCCGCGTCGGAGCCTTCTTCCTGCTGATCCTCTACCACGTCGGCATGTTCTACGTGCCTTGGGACTGGCACGTGAAGAGCCCACATCCGATCGAATGGCTGGAGCCGGTGATGCAGCTGACCAATCCCTGGCGGCTGACCCTGCTGTTCCTGGTGTCCGGCGCGGCGACGCGATTCATGGCCGACAAGCTGAGCGCGGGCGCGCTGGCCGGGCAGCGCCTGTGGCGGCTGCTGCCGCCGCTGGTGTTCGCGATGTTCGTTATCGTGCCGCCGCAGAGCTACTACGAGGTGGTCGAGCAACTCGGCTATGCCGGCGGCTACGTCGACTTCTGGCCAGCCTACGTCACGGCGTCGGGGAACTGGTGCCAGGGCGACGACTGCCTGATCACCCCGACCTGGAACCACATGTGGTTCGTCGCCTACCTGATCTTCTACACCCTGGTGCTGGCGGTCCTGCTGTGGGTCGCGCGGAAGCCGCTGGTCGTGCTCGGAGACTGGCTGGGTCGAACGCTGAGCGGCTGGCGGCTGCTCCTGCTGCCGATCGTCTGGCTAGCCTTCTGCCGGATCGTGCTCATGCCGCGCTTCGAGATCACCCACGCCTTCGGGGGCGATTGGTACAACCACGCCATGAGCTTCGCGGCCTTCCTGCTGGGTTTCCTGGTGGCCAAGTCGGAGACGTTCCGGGCGGCGACGATCCGCCTGCGCTGGCCGGCTCTGGCCCTGGCGGTCGGCGCCTGGGCGGCCTGGGCGACCTACGCCTGGATCTATCGCGACGGCGCAGCGCCGCCGGAGGCGCTCCGCCAGACGATGCGCGTGGTCTATGCGACCGACCAATGGTGCGCGATCCTGGCCGTGCTGGGCTTCGGCGCCCGGCATCTGACCCGCGGGGGGCCGGCGCTGACCTACCTGACCCTGGCGGTGTTCCCGTTCTACATCGTCCACCAAACGGTGATCGTGGTCGCCGCCTATCACCTGTCGAAGTTGGGGCTGAACCAGGCTCTGGAAGGCGCGCTCGTGATCGCGTTGACCTTCGCAGCCTGTTTCGCGACCTACGAGATCGTTCGGCGGGTCGCTGTGCTGAGACCGTTGTTCGGGCTGAAGCTCGCCGCCGACGGCGCGGCTATCCGCGCAGCTTGGCGGCGGCGTAGGCCTGCGTCCCCTGCGTGA
- a CDS encoding LytTR family DNA-binding domain-containing protein has translation MTNGEISGTDGDLRTVTRRAVAIYTAVLAVVAIINTMSLIHEGAGERWWEPWVWEWSSALVVVSILWLPWLTWRAAPIEAWRRPRTWLIHLGGVLAWSGLHVAGFLVLRHAAYALAGVRYDYGDLRVQVPYELGKDLFSYAVAVATFHIADRYAMRREIVTTAGLPVTFDIRDGARLIRVPVADILAVASAGNYVEFHLADGRKPLMRVSLASVEGQLADKGFVRVHRSWLVNAARVTGLRPEGSGDWTVELGALEAPLSRRFPEALAKLKG, from the coding sequence GTGACGAACGGCGAGATTTCAGGGACGGACGGAGACCTCCGCACGGTCACGCGACGGGCGGTGGCGATCTACACGGCGGTCCTGGCGGTGGTCGCCATCATCAACACCATGAGCCTGATCCATGAAGGCGCGGGCGAGCGCTGGTGGGAACCCTGGGTCTGGGAGTGGAGCAGCGCCCTTGTCGTGGTCTCGATCCTGTGGCTGCCCTGGCTGACCTGGCGGGCTGCGCCGATCGAGGCTTGGCGACGGCCGAGAACCTGGCTGATTCACCTCGGGGGCGTGCTGGCCTGGTCTGGCCTGCACGTGGCCGGCTTCCTGGTCCTGCGCCACGCGGCCTACGCCCTGGCCGGGGTGCGCTACGACTACGGCGACCTGCGGGTCCAGGTCCCCTACGAACTGGGCAAGGACCTGTTCAGCTACGCCGTCGCCGTGGCGACGTTCCACATCGCCGACCGCTACGCGATGCGGCGGGAGATCGTGACGACGGCCGGCCTGCCCGTCACCTTCGACATCCGCGACGGCGCCCGCCTGATCCGCGTTCCGGTCGCCGACATCCTGGCCGTCGCCTCGGCCGGCAACTATGTCGAGTTCCACCTGGCGGACGGCCGCAAGCCGCTGATGCGCGTCTCTCTGGCCTCGGTCGAGGGGCAACTGGCGGACAAAGGCTTCGTCCGGGTCCACCGTTCCTGGCTGGTCAACGCCGCGCGGGTGACGGGTCTGAGGCCGGAGGGCTCGGGCGACTGGACGGTGGAGC